In Streptomyces capitiformicae, one genomic interval encodes:
- a CDS encoding nucleoside triphosphate pyrophosphatase, which yields MTEPQPRRLVLASKSPARLNLLRQAGLSPEVIVSGVDEDAVTAPTPADLALALAEAKASVVAAKPEVKGALVIGCDSVLDLDGEALGKPADAEEATARWKSMRGRAGTLQTGHCVWDTVSERHVSAVASTVVHFGDPTDEEIAAYVASGEPLYVAGAFTLDGRSAPFIDGIEGDNGNVIGISLPLLRRLLAQLDVGITELWTPRNK from the coding sequence ATGACTGAACCGCAGCCCCGCCGCCTGGTGCTCGCCTCCAAGTCCCCCGCCCGCCTCAACTTGCTCCGCCAGGCCGGCCTGTCCCCCGAGGTGATCGTCAGCGGCGTGGACGAGGACGCCGTCACCGCCCCCACCCCCGCCGACCTCGCCCTGGCCCTGGCCGAGGCAAAGGCCTCCGTCGTGGCGGCGAAGCCCGAGGTCAAGGGCGCCCTGGTCATCGGCTGCGACTCGGTGCTCGACCTCGACGGCGAAGCCCTCGGCAAGCCCGCCGACGCCGAGGAGGCCACGGCCCGCTGGAAGTCGATGCGCGGCCGCGCGGGCACACTCCAGACCGGCCACTGCGTATGGGACACGGTCAGCGAACGCCACGTCTCCGCCGTCGCCTCCACGGTCGTCCACTTCGGCGACCCCACCGACGAGGAGATCGCCGCGTACGTGGCCTCCGGAGAGCCCCTCTACGTGGCAGGCGCGTTCACCCTGGACGGCCGCTCGGCCCCGTTCATCGACGGCATCGAGGGCGACAACGGCAACGTGATCGGCATCAGCCTGCCCCTGCTACGCCGCCTGCTGGCCCAACTGGACGTGGGGATCACGGAGTTGTGGACGCCCAGGAACAAGTGA
- a CDS encoding biotin--[acetyl-CoA-carboxylase] ligase, translated as MTPRDAADDSRWSDLERPPLNANALRRALVREGGLWSSLDVVPVIGSTNTDLAGRADRLPEGAVLVAEEQRAGRGRLERSWTAPARSGLFFSVLLKPVEVPVERWGWLPLLTGVAVATGLSRAAGVDTSLKWPNDVLVTVGGEERKAGGILAERAGADGVVLGIGVNVSLRADELPVPTAGSLVLAGAVNTDRDPLLRAVLRALEEWYGRWRSAGGDPGLSGLQETYAAGCATLGRKVRAELPGERSVVGEAVAVDGDGRLVLATGEGVQEPVGAGDIVHLRAV; from the coding sequence ATGACGCCGCGAGATGCAGCAGACGACAGCCGCTGGTCCGATCTGGAACGGCCTCCTCTGAACGCGAACGCCCTGCGCCGGGCCCTCGTCCGGGAGGGCGGGCTGTGGAGCTCGCTGGACGTGGTGCCCGTCATCGGGTCCACCAACACCGACCTCGCGGGGCGCGCCGATCGGCTGCCCGAGGGGGCGGTGCTCGTCGCGGAGGAGCAGCGGGCCGGGCGGGGGCGGCTCGAACGGAGCTGGACGGCGCCGGCGCGGTCGGGGCTCTTCTTCTCCGTGCTGCTCAAGCCGGTCGAGGTGCCGGTGGAGCGGTGGGGGTGGCTGCCGCTGCTCACCGGGGTAGCCGTGGCGACCGGGTTGTCCCGGGCCGCCGGGGTCGACACGTCACTCAAATGGCCCAACGATGTGCTGGTGACCGTGGGGGGCGAGGAGCGGAAGGCCGGGGGGATCCTCGCGGAGCGGGCCGGGGCCGATGGGGTCGTGCTGGGGATCGGCGTGAATGTGAGTCTGCGGGCGGATGAGCTGCCGGTGCCCACGGCGGGGTCGCTGGTGCTTGCGGGGGCCGTGAACACGGATCGGGATCCGTTGCTGCGGGCCGTGTTGCGGGCGTTGGAGGAGTGGTACGGGCGGTGGCGGTCGGCTGGGGGTGATCCGGGGCTGAGCGGGCTGCAGGAGACGTATGCGGCGGGGTGCGCGACGTTGGGGCGGAAGGTGCGGGCCGAGTTGCCCGGGGAGCGGTCCGTGGTGGGGGAGGCGGTTGCCGTGGATGGGGACGGGCGGTTGGTGCTGGCCACGGGGGAGGGGGTGCAGGAGCCCGTGGGGGCGGGGGACATCGTGCATCTGCGGGCCGTTTGA
- a CDS encoding GGDEF domain-containing protein has translation MGEDRRLRAVVALARGMAAAHTPRESWRAAADGACRALSGSFAALSVWERERGLLRVLVNVGSLAPDEEEFPGDETYPVHEFPEIAEFLHERWLEGGEPNAWVETAAGPLAERRSRGGYCHQRVAALRRRGRGCCVVAPVVLNGRAWGELYVARPAGEPVFHGDDAAFATVLASVVAAGIAQSERLEEARRLAFTDSLTGLGNRRAVDLRLDEAMEAHRRDGTVISLVVCDLNGLKKVNDSYGHAVGDQVLERFGSVLSRYGAELPGVLAARLGGDEFCLLAVGPSADEVVRVAGDLCVRARELEPGEGVACGVASTGDPIGPLRSARRLFRLADAAQYRAKAAGSLEPVVAGREGEGAEDPVVSLADHPPAPADPAHPGERRRIRGRRPQG, from the coding sequence ATGGGTGAGGACAGACGGCTGAGGGCCGTGGTGGCGTTGGCGCGGGGCATGGCCGCGGCGCACACACCGCGCGAGTCGTGGCGGGCCGCCGCGGACGGCGCGTGCCGGGCCCTGTCCGGCAGCTTCGCCGCGCTGTCCGTGTGGGAGCGGGAGCGCGGGCTGCTGCGGGTGCTGGTCAATGTGGGGAGCCTGGCTCCGGACGAGGAGGAGTTCCCCGGGGACGAGACCTATCCCGTGCACGAGTTCCCGGAGATCGCGGAGTTCCTGCACGAGCGGTGGCTGGAGGGCGGCGAGCCCAATGCCTGGGTGGAGACGGCGGCCGGGCCGCTGGCGGAGCGGCGCAGCCGGGGCGGTTACTGCCATCAGCGGGTCGCGGCGCTCCGGCGGCGCGGGCGCGGGTGCTGCGTGGTGGCGCCCGTCGTGCTGAACGGGCGGGCGTGGGGCGAGTTGTATGTGGCCCGGCCCGCAGGGGAGCCGGTCTTCCACGGTGACGACGCGGCGTTCGCGACCGTGCTCGCCTCCGTCGTGGCGGCCGGTATCGCCCAGTCGGAGCGCCTGGAGGAGGCCCGGCGGCTCGCATTCACCGACTCCCTCACCGGCCTCGGCAACCGGCGCGCGGTCGATCTGCGGCTCGACGAGGCGATGGAGGCACACCGGCGCGACGGCACGGTCATCAGCCTGGTCGTCTGCGACCTCAATGGCCTGAAGAAGGTCAACGACTCCTACGGACACGCGGTCGGGGACCAGGTCCTGGAGCGGTTCGGCTCCGTGCTCTCGCGCTACGGGGCGGAACTGCCCGGCGTGCTGGCCGCACGGCTCGGCGGCGACGAGTTCTGTCTGCTCGCGGTGGGGCCGTCCGCCGACGAGGTGGTACGGGTCGCCGGTGATCTCTGCGTACGGGCGCGGGAGTTGGAGCCGGGCGAGGGGGTCGCCTGCGGGGTCGCCTCCACGGGGGACCCGATCGGCCCGCTCCGGTCGGCCCGCCGGCTGTTCCGGCTCGCCGACGCCGCGCAGTACCGGGCCAAGGCCGCCGGATCCCTCGAGCCGGTCGTCGCCGGCCGCGAGGGCGAGGGTGCCGAGGACCCGGTCGTCAGCCTCGCCGACCACCCACCGGCCCCGGCCGACCCGGCCCATCCGGGAGAGCGACGCCGCATTCGGGGGCGCCGGCCCCAGGGGTAG
- the mmpB gene encoding morphogenic membrane protein MmpB — translation MLWSDPENEPPKELRDTQAMLRRLGILMALAMVLAMLVLGIL, via the coding sequence ATGCTCTGGTCCGACCCTGAGAACGAGCCGCCGAAGGAACTGCGCGACACGCAGGCCATGCTTCGGCGGCTCGGCATCCTCATGGCCTTGGCCATGGTCCTGGCGATGCTGGTACTGGGCATCCTCTAA
- a CDS encoding acyl-CoA carboxylase epsilon subunit: MTIKVVRGNPTPEELAAALAVVRARAAAAATEPPGAPTPRDSWSDPSRIAAHRLPAPGPTTWSRTYWPT, encoded by the coding sequence GTGACGATCAAGGTCGTACGGGGCAATCCCACCCCCGAGGAGTTGGCCGCCGCACTGGCGGTGGTCCGCGCCCGCGCCGCGGCGGCAGCCACCGAGCCGCCCGGCGCGCCCACCCCCCGGGACTCCTGGTCCGACCCGTCCCGCATCGCCGCCCACCGCCTCCCCGCCCCCGGCCCCACCACCTGGAGCCGCACCTACTGGCCCACCTGA
- a CDS encoding acetyl/propionyl/methylcrotonyl-CoA carboxylase subunit alpha, with product MRKVLIANRGEIAVRVARACRDAGIASVAVYADPDRDALHVRVADEAFALGGDTPATSYLDIAKVLQAAKDSGADAIHPGYGFLSENADFAQAVLDAGLIWIGPPPQAIRDLGDKVAARHIAQRAGAPLVAGTPDPVSGADEVVAFAEQHGLPIAIKAAFGGGGRGLKVARTLEEVPELYDSAVREAVAAFGRGECFVERYLDKPRHVETQCLADSHGNVVVVSTRDCSLQRRHQKLVEEAPAPFLSDEQNAELYAASKAILKEAGYVGAGTVEFLVGLDGTISFLEVNTRLQVEHPVTEEVTGIDLVREMFRIADGEALGYDDPPLRGHSFEFRINGEDPGRGFLPAPGTVTTFAPPTGPGVRLDAGVESGSVIGPAWDSLLAKLIVTGATRQQALQRAARALDEFTVEGMATAIPFHRAVVRDPAFAPELTDGTDPFTVHTRWIETEFVNDIKPFAAPADTAEAEDEADRETVVVEVGGKRLEVSLPASLGMTLARTGLAAGARPKRRATKKSGPVASGDTLASPMQGTIVKVAVEEGQEVKEGDLVVVLEAMKMEQPLNAHRSGTIKALSAEVGASVTSGAVICEIKD from the coding sequence GTGCGCAAGGTGTTGATCGCCAACCGAGGCGAAATCGCTGTCCGCGTCGCCCGGGCGTGCCGGGACGCCGGGATCGCGAGCGTGGCCGTGTACGCCGATCCGGACCGGGACGCGCTGCATGTGCGTGTCGCGGACGAGGCGTTCGCCCTGGGCGGTGACACCCCGGCGACCAGCTACCTGGACATCGCCAAGGTGCTGCAGGCCGCGAAGGACTCCGGCGCGGACGCGATCCACCCGGGCTACGGCTTCCTCTCGGAGAACGCTGACTTCGCGCAGGCGGTCCTGGACGCGGGCCTGATCTGGATCGGTCCGCCCCCGCAGGCGATCCGCGACCTCGGCGACAAGGTGGCGGCTCGTCACATCGCGCAGCGCGCGGGCGCCCCGCTGGTCGCGGGCACGCCCGACCCGGTGTCCGGCGCGGACGAGGTCGTGGCGTTCGCCGAGCAGCACGGCCTGCCGATCGCCATCAAGGCGGCGTTCGGCGGCGGCGGCCGCGGCCTGAAGGTCGCCCGCACCCTGGAAGAAGTGCCCGAGCTGTACGACTCGGCCGTCCGCGAGGCGGTCGCGGCCTTCGGCCGCGGCGAGTGCTTCGTCGAGCGCTACCTGGACAAGCCCCGCCACGTCGAGACCCAGTGCCTGGCCGACAGCCACGGCAACGTGGTCGTGGTCTCCACCCGTGACTGCTCCCTCCAGCGCCGCCACCAGAAGCTGGTGGAGGAGGCCCCGGCCCCGTTCCTCTCCGACGAGCAGAACGCCGAGCTGTACGCGGCCTCGAAGGCCATCCTCAAGGAGGCCGGTTACGTCGGCGCCGGCACCGTCGAGTTCCTCGTCGGCCTGGACGGGACGATCTCCTTCCTGGAGGTCAACACCCGTCTCCAGGTGGAGCACCCGGTCACCGAGGAGGTCACCGGCATCGACCTGGTCCGCGAGATGTTCCGTATCGCCGACGGCGAGGCACTCGGCTACGACGACCCGCCGCTGCGCGGCCATTCCTTCGAGTTCCGCATCAACGGCGAGGACCCGGGCCGGGGCTTCCTCCCGGCTCCCGGCACGGTCACGACGTTCGCCCCGCCGACGGGTCCCGGTGTCCGTCTGGACGCGGGTGTGGAGTCCGGCTCGGTCATCGGCCCGGCCTGGGACTCCCTCCTCGCGAAGCTGATCGTCACCGGCGCCACCCGCCAGCAGGCTCTCCAGCGCGCGGCCCGCGCCCTGGACGAGTTCACGGTCGAGGGCATGGCCACGGCGATCCCGTTCCACCGCGCGGTGGTGAGGGACCCGGCGTTCGCCCCCGAACTCACCGACGGCACGGACCCCTTCACGGTCCACACCCGCTGGATCGAGACCGAGTTCGTCAACGACATCAAGCCCTTCGCGGCCCCCGCCGACACCGCCGAGGCCGAGGACGAGGCCGACCGCGAGACGGTCGTCGTCGAGGTCGGCGGCAAGCGCCTGGAGGTCTCCCTCCCCGCTTCCCTCGGCATGACCCTGGCCCGCACCGGCCTCGCGGCAGGCGCCAGGCCGAAGCGCCGCGCGACAAAGAAGTCGGGCCCTGTGGCCTCCGGCGACACCCTCGCTTCCCCCATGCAGGGCACGATCGTCAAGGTCGCCGTCGAGGAGGGCCAGGAGGTCAAGGAAGGCGACCTCGTCGTCGTCCTGGAGGCCATGAAGATGGAACAGCCCCTCAACGCCCACCGCTCCGGCACCATCAAGGCCCTGTCGGCCGAGGTGGGCGCCTCGGTCACCTCAGGCGCGGTGATCTGCGAGATCAAGGACTGA
- a CDS encoding adenylate/guanylate cyclase domain-containing protein, whose translation MSVEDTGSGTDAHGRVDLPGADAGEEDPLALRLEGLILGAERRYTPFQAARSAGVSMELASRFWRAMGFADIGQAKALTEADVLALRRLAGLVEAGLLSEAMAVQVARSTGQTTARLAEWQIDSFLEGLTEPPEPGMTRTEVTYPLIELLLPELEEFLVYVWRRQLAAATGRVVQAADDEEMVDRRLAVCFADLVGFTRLTRRMEEEELGELVEAFETTAADLVAANGGRLIKTLGDEVLYATDDAGVAAEIALRLIETMANDETMPELRVGMAFGTVTTRMGDVFGSTVNLASRLTSIAPKDAVLVDGAFAEELTRTGEAPASEAEAAEAAAAAEKEGEEPPSYRFALQPMWQRPVRGLGVVQPWLLTRRPGKP comes from the coding sequence GTGAGCGTCGAGGACACGGGCTCCGGGACGGACGCGCATGGCCGCGTGGACCTTCCGGGCGCGGACGCCGGCGAGGAGGACCCGCTGGCGCTGCGGCTCGAAGGGCTCATCCTCGGTGCCGAGCGCCGGTACACCCCGTTCCAGGCGGCGCGCAGCGCGGGCGTGTCCATGGAGCTGGCGTCCCGTTTCTGGCGGGCCATGGGCTTCGCGGACATCGGGCAGGCCAAGGCGCTCACCGAGGCCGACGTGCTGGCGTTGCGGCGGCTCGCCGGTCTTGTCGAGGCGGGGCTGCTGAGTGAGGCCATGGCCGTGCAGGTGGCCCGCTCCACGGGGCAGACCACGGCCCGGCTCGCCGAGTGGCAGATCGACTCCTTCCTGGAGGGCCTGACCGAGCCGCCGGAGCCGGGGATGACCCGCACCGAGGTGACGTACCCGCTGATCGAGCTGCTGCTGCCGGAGCTGGAGGAGTTCCTCGTCTATGTGTGGCGGCGGCAGCTCGCGGCGGCCACCGGGCGCGTCGTGCAGGCCGCCGATGACGAGGAGATGGTCGACCGGCGGCTGGCCGTCTGCTTCGCCGATCTGGTCGGGTTCACCCGGCTCACCCGGCGGATGGAGGAGGAGGAGCTCGGCGAGCTCGTCGAGGCCTTCGAGACCACCGCGGCGGATCTGGTGGCGGCGAATGGCGGGCGGCTCATCAAGACGCTGGGGGACGAGGTCCTGTACGCCACCGACGACGCCGGTGTGGCCGCCGAGATCGCCCTTCGGCTCATCGAGACCATGGCGAACGACGAGACCATGCCCGAGCTGCGCGTCGGCATGGCCTTCGGCACGGTGACCACCCGGATGGGCGACGTCTTCGGGTCGACCGTGAACCTCGCGAGCCGACTGACCTCGATAGCGCCCAAGGACGCGGTGCTCGTCGACGGTGCCTTCGCCGAGGAGCTGACCCGTACGGGAGAGGCCCCCGCCTCGGAGGCGGAGGCCGCCGAGGCCGCGGCCGCCGCCGAGAAGGAGGGCGAGGAGCCGCCTTCGTACCGCTTCGCCCTTCAGCCGATGTGGCAGCGTCCGGTGCGTGGCCTGGGTGTCGTCCAGCCGTGGCTGCTCACTCGGCGGCCGGGGAAGCCGTGA
- a CDS encoding enoyl-CoA hydratase/isomerase family protein, which produces MGVGAAAERAEQGDQGGERRYGEFVVVRRHAYVAELVLDRPKAMNAVSTDMARSIAGACAALSGDRDVRVAVLTSTHERAFCVGADLKERNSFSDAELVRQRPVARAAYTGVLELPMPTIAAVHGFALGGGFELALSCDLIVADRTAVVGLPEVSVGVIPGGGGTQLLPRRVGAARAAELIFTARRLEAVEARELGLVDQLVDEGRDRAEALALAARIAANSPVGLRAAKRALRLGHGLDLRAGLEVEDAAWRSVAFSGDRAEGVAAFNEKRKPEWPGE; this is translated from the coding sequence ATGGGCGTCGGTGCCGCAGCGGAGCGGGCGGAGCAGGGTGACCAGGGGGGCGAGCGGCGGTACGGCGAGTTCGTCGTCGTACGGCGGCACGCGTATGTCGCCGAGCTTGTTCTTGACCGGCCCAAGGCCATGAACGCCGTGTCCACCGACATGGCCCGGTCCATCGCGGGGGCGTGTGCGGCGCTGTCCGGCGACCGGGACGTACGGGTGGCCGTGCTGACGTCGACGCACGAGCGGGCGTTCTGCGTGGGGGCCGATCTGAAGGAGCGGAACTCGTTCAGCGACGCCGAGCTGGTGCGGCAGCGGCCTGTCGCGCGGGCTGCCTACACCGGCGTACTGGAGCTGCCGATGCCCACGATCGCCGCCGTCCACGGCTTCGCGCTGGGTGGTGGCTTCGAACTCGCCCTCTCCTGCGACCTGATCGTGGCCGACCGCACGGCGGTGGTGGGGCTGCCCGAGGTGTCCGTGGGCGTCATTCCGGGTGGCGGCGGTACGCAGTTGCTGCCGCGTCGCGTGGGGGCCGCCCGGGCCGCCGAGCTGATCTTCACGGCGCGGCGGCTGGAGGCCGTGGAGGCGCGGGAGTTGGGGCTCGTGGACCAGCTGGTGGACGAGGGGCGGGACCGGGCGGAGGCCTTGGCGCTGGCCGCGCGGATCGCCGCGAACTCGCCCGTCGGGCTGCGCGCGGCCAAGCGTGCGCTGCGGCTCGGGCACGGGCTCGATCTGCGGGCCGGGCTGGAGGTCGAGGACGCGGCTTGGCGTTCGGTGGCGTTCTCGGGGGACCGGGCGGAGGGTGTGGCCGCCTTCAACGAGAAGCGGAAGCCGGAGTGGCCGGGGGAGTAA
- a CDS encoding acyl-CoA carboxylase subunit beta, whose protein sequence is MSEPEEIDIHTTTGKLADLQRRVHEATHAGSERAVEKQHAKGKLTARERIELLLDEDSFVEFDEFARHRSTDFGMESNRPYGDGVVTGYGTVDGRPVAIFSQDFTVLGGSLGEVFGQKIMKAMDFALKTGCPVIGINDSGGARIQEGVMALGMYGEIFRRNTHASGVIPQISLVVGPCAGGAVYSPAITDFTVMVDQTSHMFITGPDVIKTVTGEDVGFEELGGARTHNATSGVAHHMAGDEKDAIDYVKQLLSYLPSNNLSEPPSFPEQADLTLTDEDRELDTLVPDSANQPYDMHTVIEHVLDDAEFFETQALFAPNILTGFGRVEGHPVGIVANQPLQFAGCLDIDASEKAARFVRTCDAFNVPVLTFVDVPGFLPGVGQEHEGIIRRGAKLIYAYAEATVPLITVITRKAFGGAYDVMGSKHLGADLNLAWPTAQIAVMGAQGAVNILHRRTIAAAPESEREEVRTRLIQEYEDTLLNPYTAAERGYVDAVISPSDTRRHLIRGLRHLRTKRESLPPKKHGNIPL, encoded by the coding sequence ATGTCCGAGCCGGAAGAGATCGACATCCACACAACCACGGGGAAGCTCGCGGATCTCCAGCGCCGTGTCCACGAAGCGACACACGCCGGTTCGGAACGCGCGGTGGAAAAGCAGCACGCCAAGGGCAAACTGACAGCCCGTGAGCGGATCGAGCTGCTCCTCGACGAGGACTCCTTCGTCGAGTTCGACGAGTTCGCCCGCCACCGCTCCACCGACTTCGGCATGGAGAGCAACCGCCCGTACGGCGACGGCGTCGTCACCGGCTACGGCACGGTCGACGGCCGCCCGGTGGCGATCTTCTCCCAGGACTTCACGGTCCTCGGCGGCTCCCTCGGCGAGGTCTTCGGCCAGAAGATCATGAAGGCCATGGACTTCGCCCTCAAGACGGGCTGCCCGGTCATCGGCATCAACGACTCCGGCGGCGCCCGTATCCAGGAGGGCGTCATGGCCCTCGGCATGTACGGCGAGATCTTCCGCCGCAACACCCACGCCTCCGGCGTGATCCCCCAGATCTCCCTGGTCGTCGGCCCGTGCGCGGGCGGCGCGGTCTACTCCCCCGCGATCACCGACTTCACGGTCATGGTCGACCAGACCTCGCACATGTTCATCACCGGCCCGGACGTCATCAAGACGGTCACGGGCGAGGACGTCGGCTTCGAGGAGCTGGGCGGCGCCCGCACCCACAACGCCACATCCGGGGTCGCCCATCACATGGCGGGCGACGAGAAGGACGCCATCGACTACGTCAAGCAGCTCCTCTCCTACCTCCCGTCGAACAACCTCAGCGAGCCCCCGTCGTTCCCCGAACAGGCGGACCTCACCCTCACCGACGAGGACCGCGAGCTCGACACGCTCGTCCCCGACAGCGCGAACCAGCCGTACGACATGCACACGGTGATCGAACACGTCCTGGACGACGCCGAGTTCTTCGAGACACAAGCCCTCTTCGCCCCGAACATCCTCACCGGCTTCGGCCGCGTGGAGGGCCACCCGGTCGGCATCGTCGCCAACCAGCCCCTCCAGTTCGCCGGCTGCCTGGACATCGACGCCTCCGAGAAGGCGGCCCGCTTCGTCCGCACCTGCGACGCCTTCAACGTCCCGGTCCTGACCTTCGTGGACGTCCCCGGCTTCCTCCCGGGCGTGGGCCAGGAACACGAGGGCATCATCCGCCGAGGCGCCAAACTGATCTACGCCTACGCCGAAGCCACCGTCCCCCTGATCACGGTCATCACCCGCAAGGCCTTCGGCGGCGCCTACGACGTCATGGGCTCCAAGCACCTCGGCGCCGACCTCAACCTCGCCTGGCCCACCGCCCAGATCGCCGTCATGGGCGCCCAGGGCGCGGTCAACATCCTCCACCGCCGCACGATCGCCGCGGCCCCCGAATCCGAACGCGAAGAGGTCCGCACCCGCCTCATCCAGGAGTACGAGGACACCCTCCTCAACCCCTACACGGCGGCCGAACGCGGCTACGTCGACGCCGTGATCAGCCCTTCCGACACCCGCCGCCACCTCATCCGCGGCCTACGCCACCTCCGCACGAAGCGCGAGTCCCTCCCCCCGAAGAAGCACGGCAACATCCCCCTGTAA